In the Streptomyces spororaveus genome, CGCAGACGGACTTCCACCACGCGAAGCCGATCTACGAATACCTCCCCGGCTGGTCCGAGGACATCACCAAGGCCAAGACCTTCGAGGACCTGCCGGCGAACGCCCAGGCGTACGTCAAGGCCCTGGAGGAGATGTCGGGCGCCCCGATCTCCGCGATCGGCGTCGGCCCCGGCCGTACCGAGACGATCGAGATCAACTCGTTCCTCTAGGGAGACCCGGTCCCTCCGAAGGGGCGGCAGGCGCACCCGCGCCCGCCGCCCCTTCGGCGTCGAGGCCCCGGCACGGCCCCGTGGGGGCGGGCCCGGTCTCGGGGGGCGGGTTCCGGGTGGGCGGAAATATGATGTCCACGGGCTTTTCGCGCAGCGGAAGCAGGGACGAATGGATGCACCTCGGAGCGGTCCGTGACTCCTCGCCGTGCCCCGCGGGCGGCCAGCGCCGACCTGCTCAGCACGCTCGGGCGGCTCGCCGACCAGGCCCGCCGCGGGGTGGAGCTGCAGCAGGCCAGGGTGGACCTGGCCGAGGCGCTGCAGAGCGAGATGCTGCCCGCCTCGCTGCCCGCGCTGCCGGGCCTGCGGACCGCCGCCCGCTACGCTCCCGCCCGGCACGGCCTGGACATCGGCGGCGACTGGTACGACGGCTTCCTGCTGCCCGAGGGCGCGCTCGCCTTCTGCATCGGTGACGTCCAGGGGCACGATGTGGAGGCCGCCGCGTTCATGGGGCAGGTACGGATCTGCCTGCGCGCCGTGGCCGCCGTCGTCGTCGATCCGGGCGAGGTGCTGAGCCGGGCCAACGAGGTGCTGCTCTCCATGGACCGCGACCTCTTCGCGACCTGCAGTCTGCTCCGCTTCGATCCGGAGACACGGGAACTGGAGACCGCCCGGGCCGGCCACGTTCCGTCGGTCTGGGCCACCGTCGACGGCGACTACGGCATAGCCGAGGACGACGGCGGGCTGCCGCTGAACCTGGTGCCCGGGACCGGGTACGCGGTGACCCGCCGCCGGCTGACCAAGGCGGGGTCGATCGTGCTGCTCACCGACGGTGTGGTCGAGGGCCCGAAGTTCCCGATCGAGGTGGGGCTGGAGCGGGTGGCCAAGGTGGTGCGGGAGGCCGCGGGCACCGACCCGGGCGAGCTGGCCGCCGCAGTGATGAAGGTGGCCGACTCGACCGGCCACGCCGACGACGCCGCCGTACTCGTGCTCAGCCATGACGCGAGGCCCGACCCACAAGACACCCCCTAGCTGTGTTGTCCGGACAGGTTGGTGACGCGGCTGGCGGGTGTCTGGCCACTGATGCCGGTGTGGGGTCGGTGGTAGTTGTACCAGTGCAGCCAGTCGGTGAAAGCTTCCTGGCGCTGCCGGTCTGAGGTGTAGGGCTTCTGGTAGGCCCATTCTTCGAGCAGGGTGCGGTGGAAGCGTTCGACCTTGCCGTTGGTCTGTGGGCGCCAGGGCCTGGTCCATCGGGGCTGGATGTCCAGATCGCGGCAGGTCTGGCTCCAGGTGTGCTTGGTGTAGGCCCAGGCGTTGTCGGTCAGGACCCGTTCGACGGTGATGCCCAGGGACGCGAACCAGGCGGTGGCCCGGGTGAGGAAGGCGGCGCAGGTCGGGGCGGTCTCGTCGGGCAGGTCTTCGGTGTAGGCGAGTCGGGTGTGGTCGTCGAGGGCGGTGTGGAGGTAGGCGTATCCGGCGCCGTTGCGGCGGTCCTTGTTCGGGCTGCCGGCGGCCCGGCCGAGGACTCTGTGGCCGCCGCCGTCGGGGATCCGGCCGAGCTTCTTGACATCGATGTGGACGAGTTCGCCGGGCCGGGCGCGTTCATAGCGGCGGACGGGTTCGCCGGTGGCCCGGTCCAGAGCCGCCAGGGGCGGCTGGCCGTTGCGGACGAGGATGCGGTGGGCGGTCGAGGCCGCGATACGGCACCGGACTGCCAGCCGCAGTGGACCGATCCGGTGTTCCCGCCGGAGGCGGAGCACTTCCGTCTCGATCTCGGCTGCTGTCCTGCGGGGCTGGTGGTGGGGCCGGCTGGAGCGGTCACTCATTCCGGCGACGCCCAGCAGCCGGTAGCGGGTGGCCCAGCGGGCCGCGGTGGTGTGGCTGACCTGGAAACGCTCTGCCGCCCGGCGCACGGGCCAGCCGTCATCGACGACACAACGCGCCAGACGAAGTCGCCCGGTCTCGGTCAGCGGCGCATTACGGTGGACCACGAGGGCCTCCTGAAGTTGGCGTAGATGTCGCAATCCACACCGAGCCAGAAGGCCCTCACCCATTTCAAGAACCCAGCACGCGTGTCACCAACGTCCCGGGACAACACACCTAGCGCGTGTCACGGCCCGCGGGGGCGCCGGGCTGTTGTCTGATGATGTGGTGCGCACCGAGGGATGGCGACGTCTGCCCGCAGCTCTGCTGCCGATCCTCGCCGTGGCCGCCGCCTACTACGTGGGCGGACTGATCGGCCTGTACCAGCGTGTGGTCGTCGACGGCGCGGAGGTCACGCCCCTGTGGCTGCCGACCGGCATCGCGGTGACCTCCCTGCTCTGGCTGGGCCTGCGGGCGTGGCCGGGGATCGCGATCGGTACGTACCTCACCATCGAGCGGATCGCCGATTTCGACCTGGCCAGCCTGATCATCGTCGCGGGCAACGTGCTCGCCCCGGTGTGCGCGTACCTGATGCTCCGCCGGGCGGGTTTCCGTACCGAGATGGACCGGCTGCGGGACGCCCTGGCGCTGGTCTTCCTGGGCGGTCTGCTGCCCATGCTGATCAGCGCGACGATCGGAACCTGCACGCTGGTGCTCACCGGGGACCTGCCGATGTCGCAGTTCTGGTCGGTCTGGGCGGCCTGGTGGGCCGGGGACGCGATGGGCGTGCTCGTACTGACCCCGCTGCTGCTCGTCCTGCGCAGGCTCGTGACGGTCCGGCGACCCCGGGAGGGCTACCGCGCGGCTGAGGCGACGGCCCTGGTGGTCGCCTCGGTCGGCGTCACGCTCGTGGCCACCCGGAGCCCGCTCTCGCTGCTCTTCCTCGTCTTCCCGCTGATCATCTGGGCGGCCGTGCGTTTCCAGCTGGCCGGGAGCGCCCCGGTCACCCTGGTGGTGTCGGTCCTGACGATCGCCGCGGCGACCTCCCACGTCGGGCCGTTCGCCCATCACACCCTCTTCGAAGTCATGATCAACCTCCAGGGGCTCAACGGCGCGGCGGCCCTGACCGGTCTGCTGCTGTCGGCCCTGGTCACCGAGCAGAACAACGTCCGCCTGACGATCGAGCAGGTCTGCGAGGACCTGGCCGACCTGGTGGAACAGCTGGCCCCGGGCAAACCCGATCACTAGGGGTCCGCCGGGCCCCGGCCGCTCGCGCCGATCCCCTTCGACGTGGAGGCGGTCTTCCCGGAACTGACCGGAACGGCCCGCGAGGTGACCCTGCTCTTCCCGCGGGCCGGATCACCCGGCCCGCGGGACAGCTCCATCGGCGGACCGCTGCTCTGGCCGGCGGCCGAGCCGTGGCCCATGTGCGCCGAACCGGACCACTACAAACCGCTCGACCCGCCCGTCGGGCCCGAGCCCGTCGCCATGGTCCCGGTGGTCCAGCTGTACGCACGGGACGTGCCCGGCCTCGTCTTTCCCGCCGGGACCGACCTGTTGCAGATCCTGTGGTGCCCGCTCGTCCATGAGGACGGCCGGTACGCGGCCCGCCCCAGCCTCCACTGGCGCGGCACGGCGCCGACGGCTGCGGGCGCCCTCGCCGGGGAACCGCCCCGCCCGCACACCGCCTACGAGGAGTTCCTGCCCCGCCCCTGCACGGTGTCCCCCACCCCGGCGGTGGAATACCCCCACTGGGACATGCCGGCGGGGCTGGGCGAGCGGCTGGACGAGCGGTTCCAGGCCCTGCAGGAGGAGCGGGGCCACGGCTACTTCGACGTGGCCACCACCCAGCAGAGCAAGGTCGGCGGCTACCCGGGGTGGACCCAGCCGCCGTCCTGGCCCGACTGCGCCGGCTGCGGCACCCGTATGGAACACCTGCTCAGCGTCACCGCGACCGAACCCGATGCGGGGCGCTGGCTCCCCCTGGACGACCGGGACCACCGGCGGGAGGGGGCCGGGGCGGACCCCGCCGCCGCCGACTCGTTCGGGCACGGCATGAACCTGGGCGACCTCGGCGGCATGTACTTCTTCGTCTGCCGCGGCTGCCCGGACACCCCGTACACCCACCGCTACGACTGCTGAGCGGCGGCGGACCGGCGGCGGGTGCCGCGCCGCGGGGGGCTACCAGGCCAGCTGGGAGATCTCCTCGGCGACCACCGCGCACGCGTCCGCCGCCGGGTCGATCAGCGGGAAGTGACCGACCGCGTCGAGGAGGGTCAGCCCGACCGTCTCCCCCGCCTTCGCGGCCGCCGCCACGTACGCCTCGGCCACCTGCTGCGGGACCACGATGTCGTCCCGGCCCTGGACCACTGCCGTGGCGATCCCCGTCGGCAGCAGCGCCGCCGGATCGGCGTACGGCAGCCGCTCGTCCCAGTGGTCCGCCCCGCCCAGCAGCTGCGCGCTCGCGCCGCCGCACACGCCCAGTTCCTCCGCCACCGCGAAGTCCGCGATCGGGGCCAGCGCCACCACGCCCCGCAGCATCGGAGGGGAGGGCAGCCGCCACGGGGAGCCGGCCGGGAGCACGTGCCGGGCCGCGGCCCACAGCGCGAGGTGACCGCCCGCCGAGTGGCCGGTGACGACCGTGCGGCGGACATCGGCCTGGGGGAGCGCGTCGGCCGCCAGCCCCGGGAGGGCGTCCATCGCGGCGGCGACATCGTCGAAGGTCTCCGGCCAGCGCCCGGCGACCGGCCCCTCGGCGTTCTGGTGCGGCAGTGAACTGCCGCGCCGGTACTCGACGTTGGCGACGGCGAAACCGCGTCGGGCCAGGAAGTCCGCGAGCGGTGTGACGTGCTGCCGGTCGTACGGGGCCCGCCACGCACCCCCGTGCAGCAGCACCACGAGCGGTGCCGGGCCCTGGGTTTCACCGCGCGGGGCGTAGAAGTCGACGACGTGGTCGGGGTGTTCCCCGTAGGCGGCGGTCGCATCCGGCGCCACGGCGGGGTGGGCGAAGGCCGAGGCGGCCTCCGCGGCGTCCCGTTCCACTGCGGCGGGGTCCGTCATCGGCTCAACCTCTCGGTAACGCGTGGGACAGCGGGGACAGATGTTCCGGTGTTCCGGCAGAGCGGGACCGTATCAGTCCGGAACGGGGGCCACCGTGCGGGCCCCGGAATATGACCGGGCGGACGGAGCCGTAGCCCCGCCCGCCCGGTGATGTGACGTTTCGCTACCGAGTCACCCGAAAATGTGACCCAGGGTCCGCGCGGCACGCTCGGCGTCGGCGAAACCGACGTAGAGCGGCGTGAAGCCGAAACGCAGGACGTCGGGTGCGCGGAAGTCTCCGATGACGCCGCGGGAGATGAGCTCCCCCATGACCTCGCGGGCGTTCTCGGTCCGCAGCGAGATCTGGCTGCCGCGGCGGCCGTGCTCGGCCGGGGTGACCGACTCGACCCGGCCCTGCGGGACGTACGCCGCCACGCATTCGAGGAAGAAGTCGGTCAGGGCGAGCGACTTGGCCCGTACGGCTTCGACGGACACCCCGTCCCAGGCGTCGAGCGCCGACTCCAGGGCCAGCATGGACAGGATGTCCGGCGTGCCGACGCGCCCTCGGGTCACGCCCTGGGCCGCCTCGAAGGCGGGGGTCATCGCGAACGGATCCGCGTGGCCGTTCCACCCCGGGAGCGGGGAGTCGAAGCCGGCCTGGTGGCGGGCGGCGATGTACAGGTAGGCGGGCGAGCCGGGGCCGCCGTTGAGGTACTTGTACGTGCAGCCCACCGCGAGGTCGACGGCGTGCGCGTCGAGGCCGACGGGCAGCGACCCGGCGGAGTGGCACAGGTCCCAGACCGTGATCGCCCCGGCGGCGCGGGCCGCCGTGGTGAGGGCGGGGAGGTCGTGGAGACGTCCGCTGCGGTAGTCGACGTGGTTGAGGAGGACCACGGCGGTGTCCTCGTCCATGGCCTCGGCCGCGTGCGAGGGGTCCACCGGGACGACGGTCAGGCCCGTCATCCGGGCCGCCGACTCCGCGATGTAGCCGTCGGTGGGGAAGGTGGCGGCGTCGACCAGCAGCCTGGTCCGGCCGGGGGCCGCGAGACGGGCGGCGCCGACCAGGGCCTTGAAGAGGTTGACGCTGGTGGAGTCACCGACGACCACCTGGCCGGGGGCCGCGCCGATGAGCGGGGCGATCCTGTCGCCGATCCGCTCGGGCGCGGTCCACCAGCCGCTCTCGTCCCAGGACCGGATGAGGAGCTCGCCCCACTGCCTGGCGACGACGTCGGCGGTGGTGTCCGCGACACCGGCCGGGAGGGCGCCGAGGGAGTTGCCGTCCAGGTAGACGACGCCGTCGGGAAGGGTGAAGCGCTCGCGGAGCTTCGCGAGCCCGTCGGCGGCGTCCAGCGCGGCCGCCCGGTCGCGGAGGTCGGCCGATATGTCCTTGGAGTCGTCAGACATAGCTGCGGGCCGTCCAGAGCTCCGGGAAGACGTTCTTCGTCGCGCGCTTCTCCAGCCAGGTCACGCCGGCCGAGCCGCCCGTACCCGTCTTCGCTCCCATCGCGCGCCGGGTGGCGACCAGGTGGTCGTTGCGCCAGCGCCAGACGAGCTCGGCGACATCCGTGAGGACCTCTCCGAGGCGGTGCAGGTCCACGGTCCCGTTGTCGTCCGGGGCGGCGTACAGACCCGTCCACACGGCCTCGACCTCGGCCGAGGGCTCGTAGCGCAGCGAGAGGTCGCGGTTCAGGACGGCGTCCGGGACCGGCAGGCCGCGGCGCGCGAGCAGGCGCAGCACCTCGTCGTAGAGGCTGGGCTCGTGCAGGGCCTTCTCCAGCTCCGCGTGGACGCGCGGGGCGCCCCGGTGCGGGACCAGCATGGAGGCGGACTTCTCGCCGAGCAGGAACTCCATCCGGCGGTACATCGCCGACTGGAAGCCGGAGCCTTCGCCGAGGGCGGCGCGGTAGGCGTTGAACTGTCCCGGGGTGAGCTGGGCGAGCGGGCGCCAGGAGGCGTTGAGGGCTTCCAGCTCGCGGAGGGAACGTTTCAGCGCATCCATCGCGACCGGGATGCGGTCCTCGCGCAGGGCCTTCGCGGCGGTTTCCCACTCGTGGACGATGACCGTGAACCACAGCTCCATGACCTGGGTCGTCACCAGGAAGACCATCTCGCCCGGGTCGTCCGAGCGCAGGTGCTGGAGGTGGGTGAGAACGTCCGCCTGGACGTAGTCCTCGTACGGGGTGGTGCCGTCGAAGTCGAGGTTCGGGGTTTCCGACCCGCCGACTCCGGAGGCATCAAGGGTTTTCGACATCGCTGTCTCCTCGACACGTGCTTCCGGGTAGCGGTCCGCCCCTTCCGTGAGGTGAGTGGAGCCCCGGTCCCCTGCCCGCATCATAGGACCTCGTCGCGCCGCCGCTCCAGCGGAGAGTGACACAGACCACACATTCCGGTGCGTGTCACTCCCCGCCGTACGGACTCAGGCGCTCAGCGTGTCCGCGGCCGTCGGGGACGAGTCGCGCAGGAAGGTCGAGCAGCGCTCGTACTCCTCCTTCTCGCCGATCGCCTCGGCCGCGCGGGCCAGGGCGTGCAGGGCGCGCAGGAAGCCGCGGTTCGGCTCGTGCTCCCACGGGACCGGGCCGTGGCCCTTCCATCCGGCGCGGCGCAGTGCGTCGAGGCCGCGGTGGTAGCCCGTACGGGCATAGGCGTACGACTCGACGGTGCTGCCCGCGGCGAAGGCCTCGTCGGCGAGGACCGCCCAGGCGAGGGACGACGTGGGGTGCGCGGCGGCCACCTCGACGGCGGGGGTGCCGGCGGCGATGGCCTCGCGGCCCGGCTCGTCGGGCAGGTGGGTGGGGGCGGGGCCCCCGAGCAGGTTCTGGTGAATGGACATGCCCCCAGTCTGCCGGGCCTCCGCCGCACGACGAGCGCAGGTCGCCCCTGCGCCCGGAGCGGGCGCGGCGTACGGATCAGCCGACGGCGGCCGGGACCGGCGGCTGCGGGGGCGAACAGTCACACCACGGGGCCTCGTCCGGACCGTGCAGCACCCGCGCGCCGCGGCCCGGCGCGGTGTCGAGCCGGACCGCCACGGCCGGGACCACCAGGCTCGGCAGCAGGCCCGTGTAGAGCGCCGAGACCTCCCGGTCCAGGTCGAGCCCGAGGGTCTGCGCCATCACGTTGAGCCCGGCGAAGGCCCCGACCACCAGCCGCGAGGGCCCCGACGGGTCCACGTGCGGGAGCAGTTCGCCGCACTCCTTCGCCTGCACCAGCAAGGCGGTGTGCAGGTCGATCCACCCCTGGTACGGCGCCGCCCGGTCCAGTTCCCTGCCGTTCTGCTCCAGGGTGAGCCGGGCACTGCCGCGCATCAGGACGTCGTACCGGAGCCGGTGCGAGAAGACCATGCCGACGTCGACGAACTCCTGCGCCCTGAACTCCTGCGGGACGACCGGCGCGTGCATGCTGACCTGGGCGTCGATCACGGCCTGCGCCAGGTCCTCCTTCGAGTCGAAGTGGAAGTAGAGCGCGCCCTTGGTGACGTTGGCGAGCGCGACGATGTCCGTCAGCTTGGCCGCGCCGAAACCCCGGTCCTCGAACACCACGGCGGCGGCTTCGAGGATCGCCCGGCGGGTGCGCACGGCGCGGTCCTGCTTCACCTGCGTTCGTTCGGCCCTCATGTGCACCTGCCCTCTCCCCGCCCCGACCGATCGGTCCGTACATGCCCCCAGCACGTACTGCCGGGGGCAGTTCACACCATCGTGCGGCCACCGTCCACCGCCGCCGCCCCTGGCAGGAGGAACGCCGAAGGGCCCGGCCTCCGTCGCGGGACGGGGGCCGGGCCCTTCGGTACGGTGCTGCGGGCCTGCTACTTCAGCTTGGTACCGGTGGAGCGCAGGTTCGCGCACGCCTCGGCGACGCGCGCGGCCATGCCCGCCTCGGCGGCCTTGCCCCAGGTGCGGGGGTCGTACTTGGACTTCGTACCGACCTCGCCGTCGACCTTCAGCACACCGGCGTAGTTGCTGAACATGTGGTCCACGACCGGGCGGGTGAAGGCGTACTGGGTGTCGGTGTCGAGGTTCATCTTCACGACGCCGTTCTCCAGCGCGGTGGCGATCTCCTCGGCCGTGGAGCCCGAACCGCCGTGGAAGACGAAGTCGAACGGCGAGGCCTTGCCGTACTTCTCGGCGACACCGGCCTGGAGGTCCTTGAGGAGCTCGGGGCGCAGGACGACGTTGCCCGGCTTGTAGACGCCGTGGACGTTGCCGAAGGAGGCGGCCAGCAGGTAGCGGCCCTTCTCGCCCAGGCCGAGGGCCTCGGCGGTGCGGATCGCGTCGTCGACGGTGGTGTACAGCTCGTCGTTGATCTCGTGGCTGACGCCGTCCTCCTCGCCGCCGGTCGGGGTGATCTCGACCTCAAGGATGATCTTGGCGGCGACGGCCTTGGCGAGCAGCTCCTGGCCGATGGCCAGGTTGTCGGCCAGGGTCTCGGCGGAACCGTCCCACATGTGCGACTGGAAGAGCGGGTTCAGACCGCGGGCCACGCGCTCGGCGGAGATGTCGAGCAGCGGACGTACGTAGCCGTCCAGCTTGTCCTTCGGGCAGTGGTCCGTGTGCAGGGCGACCGTGATGTCGTACTTGGCGGCCACGATGTGCGCGAACTCGGCCAGGGCGACCGCGCCGGTGACCATGTCCTTGTTGTGCTGGCCACCCAGGAACTCGGCACCACCGGTGGAGATCTGGATGATGCCGTCGCTCTCGGCCTCCGCGAAGCCGCGCAGGGCCGCGTGCAGGGTCTGGGAGGAGGTCACATTGATGGCCGGGTAGGCGAACTTGCCTGCCTTCGCCCGGTCGAGCATCTCGTTGTAGACCTCGGGGGTTGCGATGGGCATCTGCCGGCTCCTTGGATGTGCGGGAGTGTGCTTATTGCGGGCCCTGACCTGGGGGCGACGTCATCGTCGCGCCTATCTTTCCAGACTCAGCGCGGGGGTCCAGACTGCCGGTCTCACGTAGTGGGCGAACGGCCCGGGATGTTTCACGTGAAACACCCCGGGCGCCCGGAAAAGGGCAGGTCAGGCCGGTCCAAGGGGCGGCCGGAGGGTGTCTTCACCCGTTCTCGCGGTGGCCGGACAACACCGGAAAAGCCGGACGGAAGCCGGACCGGGGCTGACCCGGCGCCCGAGCGGGGCCGGGCATGCGCGGCCCGACGCCCTTAGGACAGGCCGAGGTCCTCAAGGAGGTAGCCGGTGAGGTAGGGCAGGCCGGCCTCGGCGATCGCGTCGGCCGCACCGCGGTCGACGATGGTGGCGACGGCCACGACCTCGCCGCCGGCCTCGCGGACCGCCTCGACGGCGGTCAGCGGGGATCCGCCGGTGGTCGAGGTGTCCTCGACCACCAGGCAGCGCTTGCCCTTCACGTCGGTGCCCTCGATACGGCGCTGCATGCCGTGGGCCTTCTGCGCCTTGCGGACCACGAAGGCGTCCAGGCGCTGACCGCGCGCGGCGGAGGCGTGCAGCATCGAGGTCGCGACCGGGTCGGCACCCAGGGTCAGACCGCCGACGCAGTCGAATTCGAGCTCGGCGGTGAGGTCGAGCATGACCTGGCCGACCAGCGGGGCCGCCTCGCCGTCGAGGGTGATGCGGCGGAGGTCGATGTAGTAGTCGGCCTCGCGACCGGAGGAGAGGATCACCTTGCCGTGCACGACGGCCTTGTCCTTGATCTGCTGCAGAAGCGCATCGCGTGTGCCTGACGGCATTACTTCGTTGACGTCACTCATGCCTCTGAGCTTAGAGGGGGGTGAGGAGGGGACCTAGCCGAGGCGACGCCATGTCCAGGTCGTGGAGACCTCCAGCGGATCGACCGGGGTGACCAGGCGCGGGAGGGTGTTCAGCCCGTTCGGCGGGCCCGACTGGGGCTCCACGCAGACGGCCTCGGGCTCCTCGTCGTAGATGACCACCCATTCGGCCCGGCTGGTGACCCGCAGGGCGAGGGCGCCGGGCCAGGTGAGGGTGACGTCGACGCCGTGCGGCATACCGAAGCAGTCGTCCCAGGGGCGGGGCTTCGGATCGATGCGGTTGCCGTCGGGGATGTGGTCCTCGCCGCGCTCCTCCTGCCACGCGGGCTCGAAGGCGACCTCGGCGTCCGGCCCGCCGGCGTCGAGGTTGCGCTTGAACCAGGGGTGCCAGCCGACCTGGGCCGGGAAGGAGTCCCCGTAGGTCTCGACGCCCATGGTGAGGGTGAGCGAGTCCTCGGCGAGCGTGACGACCTGGGTCACCCGGCCGGGGTACGGCCACGGGTCGGTGAGGTCGTAGGTGAAGGCGGCCTCGGTGGCCGTGGCACCGGCCGGGCGCCACGGCGCGTCGCGGCCGAAGCCGTGGAGGGCGTGCGGCGGGTGGTTGAGCGGCATCTGATGGACGGTCGCACCGTCGTGGAACCGCCCGTTCGCGACCCGGCCGCACCACGGGACCATCGGGAAGGCCCCGTACCGCGGCCCCTGGCGCAGCAGTTCCGTCCCGTCGATGCGCAGGCTGCTGATCCGGCAGCCGTTCTCCTGGTCGACCGTCACCTCGGCGCCGCCGGCGCTCAGTTGCGTACTCATGCGGTCGACCCTAATGGGGACAGGCCCGCAGATCAGCGACGTCGCCGCAGGGCTCGGCCGATGACGACCGCCGAGGCCAGCGCGAAGGCCGCGGCCGGGGCGATCCAGCGCAGACTGTCGCCGGCGCCGGCGGAGGCGGGCGCCGGGACCGGGGCGTACCGGCCGCGCGGCGGCGCGTGGTCCACCTCCTCCGCGCTGCGGCCGATCATGGTGCGGCGGGCGTGGGCCGCCTCGGCCGGGGGCCGCGGGGCTCCGTCGGAGCCCTCGAACCGGCCGGCGAGGAAGGGGTCCAGGGACGGGGGCGGTACGTCGGTCTCGAAGAGGGAGGCGGTGATCTCGGTGACGTCGCCCTCGACGAGGCCGGGCCCCTCCGCGCCCTCCCCGCCTTCCGCTTCCTCGGCTTCGGCCACCGGATCGCTCACGGCGTCGGGCAGCGCGCCGAGGGTCAGCTGTCCGGCGGCCCGGTCCAGCAGTCGCCGCACGGCGGTGGCGGCCGCCTCGGGCGGGAAGGCGGCGGCGCGCCCGTCGGCGGTGGCCGCGGCGGTGAAGTCCAGCCGGGTCCCGTCCGCGACGGGGGCC is a window encoding:
- a CDS encoding SRPBCC family protein, with product MEHQVFVPVPADDLRAVLRDPSRVARCVPGLQQDADTDAGPVSGRLKVRVGGSTVTYRGALSVTERDPGHFTFDGEGTEARGSGTVKFTVDLRLAPVADGTRLDFTAAATADGRAAAFPPEAAATAVRRLLDRAAGQLTLGALPDAVSDPVAEAEEAEGGEGAEGPGLVEGDVTEITASLFETDVPPPSLDPFLAGRFEGSDGAPRPPAEAAHARRTMIGRSAEEVDHAPPRGRYAPVPAPASAGAGDSLRWIAPAAAFALASAVVIGRALRRRR